The genome window ATATATTTTGAGAGTTATTTAGGGACTTAGCTCAGCTGGTAGAGCGCCACCCTTACAAGGTGGATGTCATCGGTTCGAACCCGGTAGTCCCTACCAAATTTAAAAAGAAAACTTAATTATCTAAATAAGTTTAAGTAGCACTTACAAAAGTTGTCTAACCAACTAAGCCGCAGGGCTAAACATATCTGCAAAACATTCTGTCCAATATTCTGGTAAAGAGTCTGCCAATTGCAGTTTAATATCTATATGCGCATTTTTCACAGAGCTTTGATACACTTTTAAAACTTGAGCTTCTACATCCATGTTCATATCTGTAATAAATAAAGATAAATCTTCAAAAACTAACGACTCTAAAGAGTGTTCTTGTAACCACTCTGCATTAAAGTGTTGAGAAAAAATTCTAAGCATTAAATTGTAACCCTTGGCCTCTACAATATAGGCTTGATTGGCTATGACCATGCAATTAGAAAAACCAATTACCTCCGAAACCTTTAAAAAATTAGTATTAGGTAACGAACTAGAAACCTTTAAATCATTCATAATGCCTCCCGTGCTAAAGTCTAGAACGGGGGTTTGAAACAAAAACTTAAGGCTTATTTTGTTTTTTTAGTCTCTTTTTAAGACATGTTGTTAAATAGAGTTATTGCTTTTCTAACAGCCAAGATTCTGTAGAGGTTTCTTCACACTGAAAAAAGTTACGCGCTTTGTGCTTCATAAGAATAATACCTTGTATTTTTTCTTTATTAAAACCCGAACAAGAAGAGGGTTCTTTTCCATAAAAACGCAACGACTCTTCTAAGTAAGCGTATATAGACAAATAATATATCTCTCCACTAGAGGAATACATAAAGGCGCTATAAGAATTTTCAGACATTTTTCCTCTGCTTGGGTTCATTACCACAAAACCTTTGTCTTCAGTTCCGTCTAACCTATATCTAATAATAGCTACTCCCACAGAAGATGTAAAAATTTTATAAACTTCTTTTTGTTTAGAAAGCGTTTTGGCACCTGTTGTTTCTGCTGTTACCAACCATTTACCATATAAGTTATTCATATTCCATGGGCATTGAGCAAAGGGCCATGGAATTAAATCTTCTCCGCCACTTAGCACTTTAGTAGAACACTGTACAATAGATGAAGTACTTATTACAGCATCTTGCTTGTTCATTGCTACACTAATATTAGTTGTCGCAATTCCGCTTAACACAAAATAAAATAACAAAGCTAGTTTTGAAAAAGAAAAAAAAGTTTTCATGTTGTCCTTTAAAATTGTATTTCTCTAATAAAAGTTTTTACCTTAGAGTCTAAATAATAACCCTCTTTATTGCGAAAAATATACTTTGCAGATTTTTTGTCAGGCTCGATAATTTTCTTTAGCCGCTTTAAAGTTACATACACCTTGTTGTCATGAATACTTGGAGAGTAATTTTGATCCCATACTTTTTTTACTAACTCTTTTTTAGAAAAAGAATATCCTGGCTTAGATAAAAATAATTTTAATAACTCTAAAATAATAAATTGCCCTTTTAAATTAACCACACCCTTCTCTTTTTCTTTAATTTGTCGATTATGGCAATCTAAAATTAAATCAAACTCTGTTCCGTGTTTAACTCCAATAGACTTAATATGGCTGTCAATTAATCCCGCCGTTCTTTTTAAATTTTTTCTATCTACCGAGCTTTGCGCTAACGATAAAAACAACGATGCTGTTTCTTTATCTTTTAATTGTAAATAAGTAGTGCCCAGCGCATATAATAAATAAGTATTATAGTATAAATTTTTTACCTCACCCACTTTAGAGTAAGTTTGCCAAAAGGTATTTAAAGCATCTTTTAATAAACCTTGTTGTCGTAAAATATACCCGTAGGCAATATCCATAGAAATGGCTAACTCTTTTAGCTCTATTTTTTGAAAAAATACTTTTAAATTGTTAATTTCTTTTATAGCTAAATCTAATTTGTCTTGATGAGTGTATATAATTACTAAGCCTGATAAAGCGTAACAAATATCTACCTTATTTTTTGTTTTTAATGCTAAATCTAAGGATTTTTCCATGCAAGAAAAGGCAGAAGAAAACTGTTTGTCGGAGTCTAAAGAAAGGCCCAAAGTGTAATAATATCGTGAATTTTCTTCTAATGAATACTGGCCTTGAATAACACTTAATTCTTTTTGTAATTTAGCAATTTCTTCTTTTTCTTCTCTTTCGACAAATATGCGCAGGCATTTATGTTGGCAAAAAAAGTATTGCTCAAATTGCTGTTCTTTTAAAAAAACTTTTGCTGCTTTTTTTAAATAAAAAAGCGCTTTGGAGAAATCCAAACGATCATAGTACAAATTACCTAGCTGGTAAAAGGCGTGAGCTTCTGTGCCTAAATCATCCATCTGCTCTTGAACGGCTTTTAAGCCCTGCAAAGATACTTTGGCAGCTGGTAAGCTCTTGGGACCTAAGTTTTGACGCTCCATAGTGAAAAACTATAGCCAAGAACAAAGATAGGGTCAATACTAAGGGCTAGGGCTTAATTACAAAGGCTGTGCATTGCGTTATTTTGCTTAGTGGGGAGTATTTTTTTCTATATACCCAATATGCTGCGCCCTTAAACCTACATGCTCTTTTGCTTTATCTTGTTTAAAAACTTCTTTAGGGTTTTTAACAGCCAGGGCTTTTACTAACACCTGGTCAACATGGTCCACTAACACAACCTGCAAACTGCTCATAACTTCTTTGGGAATATCTTTTAAATCTTTTTGATTTTCTTTAGGAATGATAATTATTTTAATTCCCCCTCGATGAGCGGCCAAAACTTTTTCTCTTAAGCCTCCAATAGGCAGGGCCCTTCCTCGTAAAGTTACCTCGCCTGTCATAGCCACAGTTCTTAATACTGGAATTTTTAATAAAGAAGACACAATACTGGTTGTAATGGCTAATCCTGCCGATGGCCCATCTTTAGGAATGGCTCCCTCTGGCACATGTATGTGTACATCTGTATTAGCATAAATTTCTTTATCTAAGCCAAAAAGAGGCCCTCTCGAACGAACATAACTCATGGCCGCCGTACACGACTCCTTCATCACATCGCCAAGTTGACCGGTAATGATAAATTTACCAGTTCCAGGAACACTACTAACCTCAATGGGTAATAAATCTCCGCCCACCGTAGTGTAGGCCATACCATTGGTTAAACCAATTTCATTTTGTTTTTCAATGGTGTTCGATTTATAAACGTGCTCTCCTAATAATTCTACTAATTTTTTAGAGGTAACATTATAAGAAGTTTTCTTTAGTTTACCTGCTTTCTTTCCCGCAGCAGTTACTCTTTTGTTTCTAGTTTTTGCTTTTGGTTTTTCTTCAGCTTTTATTTTAAATTCATCTTCTACAATTTCTTTGGCTAATTTTCTAAAAGTTTTAGAAATTGTTCTTTCTAAATTACGAACACCCGCCTCTCTAGTATAATAATGAATTAAATCTTTTAATGCAGCGTCGCTTAAGCTTACCTTTCTGTCTTTTAAACCACTTTTCTGTAATTGCTTGGGAACTAAATATTGTTTTCCGATATGAAATTTTTCTTTTTCAATATATCCGTCTAAATGTAATACCTCTAAACGATCCAGCAGTGGCCGATTCATACTATGCAGTGAGTTTGCCGTTGCTAAAAACATTACCTTCGATAAATCATACTCCACCTCTAAATAGTGATCAGAAAAAGTATGGTTTTGTGAGGGGTCTAAAACTTCTAATAAAGCTGCCGATGGATCTCCTCTAAAGTCGGTTGCCATTTTATCCACTTCGTCTAATAAAATTAATGGATTATTGTACTCACACTTTTTTAGTGTTTGAATAATTTTACCCGGCATAGCCCCTACATAAGTTCTACGATGGCCTCTAATTTCTGCTTCATCTCTTACCCCTCCTAAAGAAATTCTTGCAAAAGGACGATTTAAAGATTTTGCAATAGACTTTGCCAAGGAAGTTTTACCTACTCCCGGAGGTCCCACTAAACACAAAATAGGGCCACTCATGGTTTTAGTTAAATACTGAATGGATAAGTGCTCAATAATACGCTCTTTAACTTTTTCAAGACCCCAGTGGTCTTCATCTAAAATTTTTTGAGCGCCTTTAATATCTACATTTTCTTTAATATAATTATTCCATGGTAAATCTAGCATCCAATCTACATAGGCACGAATAACTCCCGACTCGGCACTCATTGGCGACATCGATTTTAAGCGCTTTATTTCTTTTGT of Pseudobdellovibrionaceae bacterium contains these proteins:
- a CDS encoding winged helix-turn-helix domain-containing protein; this encodes MERQNLGPKSLPAAKVSLQGLKAVQEQMDDLGTEAHAFYQLGNLYYDRLDFSKALFYLKKAAKVFLKEQQFEQYFFCQHKCLRIFVEREEKEEIAKLQKELSVIQGQYSLEENSRYYYTLGLSLDSDKQFSSAFSCMEKSLDLALKTKNKVDICYALSGLVIIYTHQDKLDLAIKEINNLKVFFQKIELKELAISMDIAYGYILRQQGLLKDALNTFWQTYSKVGEVKNLYYNTYLLYALGTTYLQLKDKETASLFLSLAQSSVDRKNLKRTAGLIDSHIKSIGVKHGTEFDLILDCHNRQIKEKEKGVVNLKGQFIILELLKLFLSKPGYSFSKKELVKKVWDQNYSPSIHDNKVYVTLKRLKKIIEPDKKSAKYIFRNKEGYYLDSKVKTFIREIQF
- the lon gene encoding endopeptidase La, coding for ERVQGEIDVLEAEKRIRARVKNQVKKSQKEYYLNEQMQAIQKELNDGDDSASEIEELEKKLEAKKMSKEAYKKVTKEIKRLKSMSPMSAESGVIRAYVDWMLDLPWNNYIKENVDIKGAQKILDEDHWGLEKVKERIIEHLSIQYLTKTMSGPILCLVGPPGVGKTSLAKSIAKSLNRPFARISLGGVRDEAEIRGHRRTYVGAMPGKIIQTLKKCEYNNPLILLDEVDKMATDFRGDPSAALLEVLDPSQNHTFSDHYLEVEYDLSKVMFLATANSLHSMNRPLLDRLEVLHLDGYIEKEKFHIGKQYLVPKQLQKSGLKDRKVSLSDAALKDLIHYYTREAGVRNLERTISKTFRKLAKEIVEDEFKIKAEEKPKAKTRNKRVTAAGKKAGKLKKTSYNVTSKKLVELLGEHVYKSNTIEKQNEIGLTNGMAYTTVGGDLLPIEVSSVPGTGKFIITGQLGDVMKESCTAAMSYVRSRGPLFGLDKEIYANTDVHIHVPEGAIPKDGPSAGLAITTSIVSSLLKIPVLRTVAMTGEVTLRGRALPIGGLREKVLAAHRGGIKIIIIPKENQKDLKDIPKEVMSSLQVVLVDHVDQVLVKALAVKNPKEVFKQDKAKEHVGLRAQHIGYIEKNTPH